A genomic segment from Glycine soja cultivar W05 chromosome 20, ASM419377v2, whole genome shotgun sequence encodes:
- the LOC114403634 gene encoding protein TIC 21, chloroplastic-like, translated as MQTLLLPATRAGSFTAVPLSASAVAAPRLPQPFLRPNSLPSFPLNLTLSSSSFSNSIARQPWTKLPFTASASSQVSPAFTPSNDESEKAKLELVAKRLEKTARYFKRLGNLGFWGQLVCTVVAAVILSFSVIVTGKVTSPATFYATAGGIVAAFISVFWSFGYIRLSEKLRKTSNDPTKAPPRADVVKGLKNGIVLNLLGMGAAILGMQATVGILVAKALTSSANPYYQGISPGSTPVLALDVFLVQASANTILSHFLGLVFSLELLRSVTLPPSEATPFPKFA; from the exons ATGCAGACGCTACTTCTGCCGGCAACACGCGCCGGCAGCTTCACGGCGGTTCCGCTCTCAGCCTCTGCCGTCGCCGCCCCTCGTCTCCCGCAACCATTTCTCCGCCCGAATTCCTTGCCCTCATTCCCTCTCAATTTGactctttcttcttcctcattTAGTAACTCCATCGCTCGTCAACCATGGACGAAGCTTCCCTTCACCGCAAGCGCTTCTTCGCAAGTATCTCCGGCTTTCACTCCCTCCAACGACGAATCAGAAAAGGCCAAACTCGAGCTG GTGGCGAAGAGGTTGGAGAAGACGGCAAGGTACTTCAAGCGTTTGGGTAACTTAGGGTTTTGGGGCCAACTAGTGTGCACCGTCGTGGCTGCCGTCATACTCTCATTCTCCGTCATCGTCACCGGAAAAGTGACATCTCCGGCCACGTTTTATGCCACAGCGGGTGGAATAGTTGCTGCCTTCATTTCAGTGTTTTGGTCCTTTGGCTATATTCGCCTCTCTGAGAAGCTTCGAAAAACTTCAAATGACCCTACCAAG GCACCTCCTCGTGCTGATGTAGTGAAAGGCTTGAAAAATGGTATAGTTTTGAACCTGTTGGGGATGGGTGCTGCTATTCTTGGGATGCAAGCCACGGTTGGAATATTAGTTGCTAAGGCTCTCACTTCCTCGGCAAACCCGTACTATCAGGGAATTTCTCCTGGTAGCACCCCAGTGCTCGCATTGGATGTATTTTTGGTGCAG GCTTCAGCGAACACTATTCTTTCTCATTTCCTTGGGCTTGTTTTCTCACTGGAGTTGTTGCGATCAGTCACATTACCACCTTCAGAAGCAACTCCATTTCCCAAGTTTGCATAA